The following proteins come from a genomic window of Ornithinimicrobium cryptoxanthini:
- a CDS encoding ABC transporter permease, with amino-acid sequence MTTNPRPPRANPVRLYVTEAQHEFLKLIRIPIFAVSTIALPVLFYALFGLAFGGGGDSGPVGATTYLLATYGTFGVIGAALFGFGVSVATERGQGWMRLKHVSPMPPQAYFVAKVAMSTTVAAMIVAALFTLGASLGGVRMSPTQWISLGLVLIIGALPFSAMGLAFGYLVGPNSAPAMVNLMYLPMAFASGLFIPIHQLPTVVQDFAPALPPYHFAQLALGTVSASEGGSPAVHALVLLAFTAVFLTVAAWGFRRDEGRTYG; translated from the coding sequence ATGACGACAAACCCTCGCCCGCCGCGAGCCAATCCGGTGCGCCTCTATGTCACCGAGGCCCAGCACGAGTTCCTCAAGCTGATCCGGATCCCCATCTTCGCGGTGAGCACCATCGCCCTGCCGGTGTTGTTCTACGCGCTCTTCGGGTTGGCCTTCGGCGGGGGCGGCGACTCCGGCCCGGTCGGCGCGACGACCTACCTGCTGGCGACCTACGGCACCTTCGGAGTCATCGGCGCCGCACTCTTCGGCTTCGGGGTCTCGGTCGCCACCGAACGCGGGCAGGGCTGGATGCGACTGAAGCACGTGTCACCGATGCCCCCACAGGCCTACTTCGTGGCCAAGGTCGCCATGAGCACGACGGTTGCCGCCATGATCGTCGCCGCGCTGTTCACCCTCGGCGCCTCCCTGGGGGGTGTGCGCATGTCCCCCACGCAGTGGATCAGCCTCGGTCTGGTGCTCATCATCGGGGCCCTGCCGTTCTCGGCCATGGGACTGGCCTTCGGCTATCTCGTCGGCCCCAACTCGGCACCGGCCATGGTGAACCTCATGTATCTGCCGATGGCTTTCGCCTCCGGCCTCTTCATCCCGATCCACCAACTGCCCACCGTCGTGCAGGACTTCGCTCCCGCACTACCGCCCTATCACTTCGCTCAGCTCGCCCTGGGCACGGTCTCCGCTTCTGAGGGCGGATCCCCTGCCGTGCACGCCCTGGTGCTGCTAGCGTTTACCGCAGTCTTTCTGACCGTGGCCGCGTGGGGTTTCC